From Doryrhamphus excisus isolate RoL2022-K1 chromosome 22, RoL_Dexc_1.0, whole genome shotgun sequence, one genomic window encodes:
- the ca15b gene encoding carbonic anhydrase XVb, whose amino-acid sequence MKWLFVAFVASILVVGVYSADDSSIWCYHDPSCDDTTWPTNFPEFCNGSRQSPINIVSDDATEDAGLTDFNFTQFDNTSALKEITNTGQTVKVNMNPGVEISEGGLSEPYDTLQFHLHWGNGSSTGGSEHTVNGKRYPMEFHIVNIKGSLNLDTAAAVNDSTGVAALGFFIEADDSLPDDQPASWRMLTSYLQNITLAGQVTPIESEISLDDLLPGVNRSSYYRYLGSLTTPACYEAVVWTVFKDSVKISSNLIDLFSTTLHVNTTDSSPIAVNVFRNIQDSQPVTTQPREETSDSSKACVSLGLLALSLVLGWS is encoded by the exons ATGAAGTGGCTATTTGTTGCCTTCGTTGCTTCTATCCTTGTGGTTGGCGTCTACTCTGCTGATGATTCATCGA TCTGGTGTTACCATGACCCTTCTTGCG ATGACACAACATGGCCGACGAATTTTCCTGAGTTTTGCAATGGCAGTAGACAGTCCCCCATAAACATCGTGTCTGATGATGCCACAGAAGATGCAGGCCTGACCGACTTTAACTTCACTCAATTTGACAACACCAGCGCACTGAAAGAGATAACCAACACTGGCCAAACTG TCAAAGTGAACATGAACCCTGGGGTGGAGATTTCAGAGGGTGGTCTCTCCGAGCCCTACGACACCTTGCAGTTCCACTTGCACTGGGGCAACGGATCGAGCACGGGTGGCTCTGAGCACACAGTCAATGGGAAACGCTACCCAATGGAG TTTCACATCGTCAACATCAAGGGCAGTCTTAACCTAGACACAGCCGCTGCCGTCAATGACTCTACGGGAGTTGCTGCTCTGGGTTTCTTTATTGAg GCAGATGACAGTCTTCCAGATGACCAACCGGCCAGTTGGCGCATGCTCACGTCCTACTTGCAGAATATCACACTAGCCG GTCAAGTAACCCCCATAGAGTCAGAGATTTCACTGGACGACCTTCTGCCAGGAGTGAACCGTTCAAGTTATTATCGTTATCTTGGCTCGCTGACCACGCCCGCCTGCTACGAAGCAGTCGTCTGGACCGTTTTTAAGGATTCCGTCAAAATCAGCAGCAACCTG ATTGACCTCTTTAGCACAACGCTGCACGTCAACACCACCGACTCATCACCGATTGCGGTCAACGTCTTCAGGAATATCCAAGACTCTCAGCCAGTCACCACCCAGCCCAGGGAAGAGACTAGCGACTCGTCCAAAGCTTGCGTCTCTCTGGGTCTGCTGGCTCTCAGCCTTGTACTGGGCTGGAGTTAG
- the mmp25b gene encoding matrix metalloproteinase-17 yields MDLLWMVLTLAACASAVPEQYSRAVDWLSRYGYLPPPDPRTSKLQTKEAIEKAIRVMQRFGGVRETGMLDGETLRLMSTPRCSLPDIVGTEDKLKKRRRRRKRYALSGLKWHKSDLTWSVHSYPLPSLSPGLPSTLVDSIFTHAFKAWSDVTPLTFRRSGKETSADIKVSFNRLLHDDGYPFDGEGGTLAHAFFPGMAEISGDTHFDNDERWSYGGASGGTTDLFTVAVHEFGHALGLSHSSSDPSIMRPYYQGPVGDIPHFQLALDDKLAIQQLYGTKDGERPGGVDPNPPRLPSPPPPRPTRPSDPTVPGRCNGGFDAVANIRGEVFFFKGAYFWRTKRDGMLVSLNPAQIQNFWMGLPPGTDRIDAVYERKSDSSIIFFIGSQYWVFKDTVAMSGYPRPLSDWGMRRKSGAVVDRVDAAFIWAHNGKTYLFSEGEFWRFDETRKDQQVIGEPEPGYPRDNDLWTGVPSHMDDIISWGEGDAYFFKDNHYWVIKSGGLDQDVVIPNSIGVDWLRCPATTPSFAPANPKDPKRCSCDLMGSSSSSLRSSFLLVSLLVIKEFIHKSLL; encoded by the exons ATGGATCTACTGTGGATGGTTTTGACTTTGGCCGCGTGCGCATCAGCTGTGCCCGAGCAGTACAGCAGAGCAGTG GATTGGTTGAGCAGGTATGGTTATCTTCCTCCTCCCGACCCGCGGACGAGTAAGCTGCAGACCAAGGAGGCCATCGAGAAAGCCATTCGAGTCATGCAAAGATTTGGTGGTGTGAGGGAAACCGGAATGCTTG ATGGTGAAACGCTACGCCTCATGTCAACACCGCGATGCTCTCTTCCCGATATTGTCGGGACCGAGGACAAGTtgaaaaagaggaggaggaggaggaaaagataTGCGCTATCAGGACTTAAGTGGCACAAAAGTGACCTAACCTGGAG TGTCCACAGCTACCCATTGCCATCCCTCTCCCCTGGCCTTCCTTCCACCTTGGTGGACAGCATCTTTACTCACGCTTTCAAAGCCTGGAGTGATGTCACTCCCTTGACGTTCCGCCGCTCGGGCAAGGAAACCAGCGCCGACATCAAAGTGTCGTTCAACCGCTTGCTGCACGATGATGGGTACCCCTTCGACGGGGAGGGGGGCACTCTGGCCCATGCTTTTTTCCCAGGCATGGCTGAAATTTCGGGCGATACACACTTTGACAATGACGAGAGGTGGAGCTATGGAG GGGCCAGCGGTGGCACTACAGACTTGTTCACGGTGGCAGTGCACGAGTTTGGCCACGCGCTCGGCCTGTCCCATTCCTCCTCTGACCCATCCATTATGAGGCCATATTACCAGGGTCCCGTGGGAGATATCCCCCACTTCCAGCTGGCCCTGGATGACAAACTGGCCATTCAGCAGCTCTATG GCACCAAGGATGGTGAGCGACCAGGAGGTGTTGATCCAAATCCCCCCCGGCTGCCCAGCCCACCTCCACCCAGACCGACGAGGCC GTCCGACCCAACCGTTCCTGGCCGCTGCAATGGAGGATTTGACGCGGTGGCCAACATCAGAGGAGAAGTCTTTTTCTTTAAAG GTGCCTATTTCTGGAGAACCAAGCGAGACGGAATGCTGGTGTCCCTCAATCCGGCTCAGATCCAAAATTTCTGGATGGGTCTTCCTCCAGGAACTGACAGGATCGACGCTGTGTATGAGAGGAAGAGCGACAGCAGTATCATCTTCTTCATTG GATCTCAGTACTGGGTCTTCAAGGACACGGTGGCCATGAGCGGATATCCACGGCCCCTCTCTGATTGggggatgaggaggaagagcgGTGCTGTGGTCGACAGGGTGGACGCCGCCTTCATCTGGGCACATAATGGCAAGACCTATCTGTTCAGCGAAGGCGAATTTTGGAGGTTTGACGAAACCCGTAAAGACCAGCAGGTGATCGGGGAGCCTGAACCGGGCTATCCACGCGATAACGACCTGTGGACCGGAGTACCCTCCCATatggatgacatcatcagctggGGCGAAG GTGACGCCTATTTCTTCAAGGATAACCACTACTGGGTAATCAAAAGCGGAGGACTGGACCAAGATGTCGTAATCCCAAATTCTATCGGCGTGGACTGGCTCCGATGTCCCGCTACTACGCCGTCCTTCGCTCCGGCCAATCCTAAAGACCCGAAAAGATGTAGCTGCGACCTCATgggctcatcatcatcatcgctaAGAAGCAGCTTCCTTTTGGTGTCTCTTTTGGTCATTAAGGAATTTATTCATAAATCACTGTTGTAG